The following are encoded together in the Glycine max cultivar Williams 82 chromosome 8, Glycine_max_v4.0, whole genome shotgun sequence genome:
- the LOC102666732 gene encoding uncharacterized protein: MKKNLYGPILQWACDLPLCLSSPNYSPINFFGLDSWQHKLKIPVKIPFIHCFYIIWMDRDLSLPPNLLIHKNYTTWSNAMMVALSVKNKVAFIDGSVPMPTIADPTYAAWTRGNNVVISRLYNFVSKDIITNILFANTTKEIWDDLKTRFSRKNGPRIFQLRRQLMSLQQGNDDVSTYYTKLKSVWEELLGYKPTFQCKCGGLQTLQVYNESEYVMSFLMGLNDSFAQIQGQILLSDPLPPIGNVFSLVI; encoded by the coding sequence ATGAAAAAGAATCTCTACGGTCCTATTCTTCAATGGGCATGTGATCTTCCCctttgtctctcttctcctaATTACTCTCCCATCAACTTTTTCGGTTTGGATTCATGGCAACACAAGTTAAAGATTCCAGTCAAGATCCCTTTCATTCACTGTTTCTACATCATTTGGATGGACCGGGACTTATCCTTGCCTCCCAACCTCTTAATCCACAAGAACTACACCACATGGAGCAACGCAATGATGGTAGCTCTTTCGGTGAAGAACAAGGTGGCCTTCATCGATGGTTCCGTCCCAATGCCAACCATAGCCGATCCTACATATGCCGCATGGACTCGTGGTAACAATGTTGTCATTTCTCgactttataattttgtttctaaagataTCATTACCAACATCTTGTTTGCAAATACGACTAAGGAAATTTGGGACGATTTGAAAACACGATTTTCCAGAAAGAATGGCCCAAGAATTTTCCAATTGAGAAGACAACTAATGTCATTACAACAAGGAAATGATGATGTTAGTACCTATTATACCAAATTAAAATCGGTTTGGGAAGAACTCTTAGGTTATAAACCAACCTTCCAATGCAAATGTGGCGGGTTACAAACTCTACAAGTTTACAATGAATCTGAATATGTCATGTCCTTTTTAATGGGCCTAAACGATAGTTTTGCTCAAATCCAGGGTCAGATTCTCCTCTCTGATCCTCTTCCCCCCATTGGTAATGTCTTTTCTCTTGTTATTTAA